Below is a genomic region from Xiphophorus hellerii strain 12219 chromosome 1, Xiphophorus_hellerii-4.1, whole genome shotgun sequence.
cttttttttttttttttttacactaaatgTCCAACTATTATTGTCAATTATTTCCTACAAAACTTTCCTTCACATCCCTCAGGAGAGCTGAGGAGTGCAACGATGTGGTTTTGAGTTCCTCTTTGTGGAAAACAGGGAGGAGACATTAAGGGGTGGACTGAGGGGCGGACCTGTTAGTCCACGCGCTTATATATTCTAAAAGgcttccccctctcctcctgCCGCTTGTCTGTGAGCTCCAATTTCTGTCCCCtcagcctctctctctctttgacTCACAGTCTGTCTCACTGAGTCTCAACACTCTAGAGCAACCATGCAAACTACCAGGCAAACTGCATACTCCATGCGTTCCTCTACCAGCAGCAGGGCCCCTGCCATGTCCATCACCCGCACCTCCGCTCCTGTCTACAAGGCCCAGTCCATCCACGGCGGTGCTGGTGGCTCCCGCATCAGCGTGTCCTCCAGCTACAGAAGCTCCCTGGGAACCGGGATGGGAGCCGGGATGGGAGGCGGCGCCGGGGCCGGGGGGTTCTCCAGCAGCGTCCAGGTGAGCGGGAACAGCGCAGACATCATGGGCAATGAGAAGTTCGCCATGCAGAACCTGAATGACCGACTGGCGAGCTACCTGGAGACGGTGAGGAACCTGGAGAAGGCCAACCACAAGCTGGAGATAAAGATCAAAGAGGCCCTGGAGAAGAGCGGACCTGACTTCAGAGACTACAGCAAATACCAGCCCATCATTGATGACCTGAGGAAGAAGGTAAGGAGGGAAGGGTGGGGGGATGAAATGGGCAGACATGggaatgtgtttattatgaagtgttgaaaagaaaatatgtgatgGACCGCTAGAGTGAAAAAGGAGAACCACAGTGAGATGTTGGGGAAATGAAAGATTTGGGATCTGTTGACCTCAAAAGAAATCAATCCAGACTAAAGAGTACAGTAAAAATTGCAATATCTAACATTACAAATGTGATAAAACTAATGAACAGCTCTGGTTTCTTATTAAAATGCAACTCGTACATGCGTCAaggcattttctgttttaataaattcCTACGCTGCATGCCAGAGGGGCCCAAAGTCTCCACCGGAAACAGTATGGAGGAGGAATGTAACAGCGTCAGCGATCGCACAGACAGGAAACCAAAGCATaacaaaagtggaaaaagtcCAACTTTAAAAGTCAACTTCCAGGCCCATTCATTACAGTTTCAActatgattttctttcattggATCTAGCTGAACAATAGCAGAAAAGGCAGATCACACAGAAAAGGGAATGTCAAGAGATGACAATCTCTGTATCTTCTGTATGCCAGCCTAAGAACTTACTAATAAGTCTGCCACTCAAATGAGTAATAAGCTAGAAGTAGTTGGTTTACAGATGTTTACTTCATATTCTATAAAAAGAGGTCAGAATGAGTTAGAATGAGTcaaaggagttttttttaatctaatgaaACCATTCCATTTGTGTTGGCTAGGTTCCTTCAGTATTGGGAAACCCAAAAAGTACTTTTGTTCTAACCCTTTGAGTAGCAGTTCAGAAGCATCAAGGTCAGCAGAAGtggaatttcttttttaaaatctgaagcaAAAATTATATAAAGGGGTTTATCTTTCAAATCACATAACAGGAAATACTTTATTAAACTGGGGTTGTTTTACAAATACGAAGGGAGCAAAGTTTATATAAACAAACATTGGGGGGTAAGGGTTGGCTATTTTTTGTCTTGCTTAAAACAGATAATTGCTAAGTTAGTGCCCTTCCACCTCAGTTTTATCTTAGAAAACAGTGACTGTCACAGCAAAGCTAAAACAGATCAACACACTAAGTCAACTATCCATGGAGAaacccacatacacacacaatcACAAGACTGGacaagcacacacacccacgcacacacacacaaccaccaAATCACCACCTGGGTCATGCAAATGTTAACAGGATAGATCCTGCTCTCTGGAGCAGAAGAGCTGCCTGGCAGTTTTTTATTGGCTCATGGACTTTGTCACCTGGTTGCCTACCTGCTGTTCATGCCAGCCTTATCAACCTTACCGTGACTGCTAAAGCAACCACCTGGTTTTAAAAGTGGTTAACTCTCACTGTCCCTGAATGCACCAACAGGCAGTGACATTTTCTCTCCAATCCTTTTATAGGTTcatgaaataagcaaattttaTGATCCTTTAGTTTAAagttgatgttttgtttgttgtgtcaggatatatttttaagttttcaacatttctcaAAGAGCTAAACCAGTACAATTGTAAAACTGTGtgtcatgttttatatttagcaacttcTGTTGCTGCTACCAGAAGGCATCGATCCTGGCTTGGCATAAATGTACACAAccagtaaaactttttttttttacattacctTCTAAGCTTAGCTTTTAGTCAGAATACTTTAAGGTTCTAATACTATTTTCAAAAGCATTTATCAAAGAGATATTGCAGGACCATTTACAAATTTGTGTTATATTTAGCTACTTGAGTGCTGCTACTGCCAGCTAGTTAGCTGAGGTTTGCTTAATAGTACGAAAAATAGCTAGCTTAGCTTCTTCCTACCAATGTTAGTTAAAGCCCTTTATAGAGCAATTTTAACTAAATTAGTTGTAAATCTCCTTTAGGTTAGCTCCGAGTAGGTGTAAtactttttaactttaatcagtctttagcttagcttagcttagctagTTTCAAATTAACATATATGCAACATGAAAAATTACCTACAAAACAGATTATTGTGCTGAAAAGGATAAGTGGTATCTGtttttttgagtatttttttggTGTAGTTTATTTCTTCAACTCTAAGACGTattaagatttgttttgttaacattttccagatttttgaTGCCACCACCGACAATGCCCGACTGGTTCTCAACATCGACAATGCTCGTCTGGCAGCCGATGACTTCAGAGTAAAGTAAGACCCGCCTGCTATGCCGCTAATATTGTAAAACACAAAGGCAGACATCTGTGGGCACACACCCTGTTTTACTACAGAATGGGTCTGGGTAGTGCAATGAATAAATCCTGTCATGATCTAAGGAGGCAGTCATTTGTCTCGTAGTCATAAATCAGCACCCTTGCATCATAAGCGGTGGAGACGCTGCAGTTGTGTCATAGACGTAAGCAAACACAGCTGGCCAGTGGCAGCAGAATTGAATGGTGACCTCTAAATTTTGTGTACATTCAGtcctaaagaaacaaacacaaaatattttatcctTGACTACAAGACATGTAATTCCATAACACAAGATATTCCTGATGATAATTTAGTATCTGATATGCTGTTTGTGGTTGTGTATTGTTCAGATACGAGTCTGAGCTGGCCATTCGTCAGTCTGTGGAGGCCGACATCGTCGGTCTGAGGAAACTCATCGATGACACCAACCTGAGCCGCATGAACCTGGAGAGTGAGATCGAAACCCTGAAAGAAGAGCTCATCCACCTCAAAAAGAACCATGAAAATGTGAGTTTAAAGCCAACGCTATTCCAGCTATGCTACTGCACTGCACAAATATACTTCAAGAAATACTCCTGAAAACACTTAAGCAAAGGTCCACACCCTTGAGGTATCTGGATAAATATTTGCACACAAGCTCATCTTAATAACTCCTGCTGTAGACATTTACCTAAAGCACACAAAGATGCCGTGTGGTCAGCTGCAGGGCGTTCTTAAAAACAGGCGTGAGAAAACTCCACGTTTAAATCTGCTAAGACATCTAAAATATCTGTGTGTGAATTCTGTGGGAAGCCTCATCATAAAATTCCTTACAGTCCACACTTGGAAACAGCACCGCAGAATTAAAATGATTGGAATTCGAGCAGAGAAGCCAAAACACAGCCATTTGTTTACTGAGGAAAGTATTAAACTAACTATTTACGTACCCAGACAAAGATTTAGATATGACTCCTGTATATTTATCTGGCCATAGCATATGATTATGGCTTAGAGGAGGCCTGGAGTCACAGACAGGTCATGGTTCACCAGTCATCCATTGTGTTTGTTAAACATTGAtttgtttgtgcatttttgagAAGTCAAACAAGAtcaaaaacagagtaaaaaataaaccaagcaaaaaataaaactagtaGATCTAAGAAAAACAATGCCTGGATATTTATTATTCAAGTGATGTCTGTGTGGTGCAATGCCCTCACGTTGCTGTAGGTACATAATTTTGTTCGTACTACGTTTAAGCCATTACTACGTGCCCTGAATGTAAAGATGTATGCTTTAAGCTGGTGATCCTGGATTTCTACTGCAGAACTCTAATTTTGTAGTAAGAGAGGAAGCAGTACTTGAGTTGTCTTGAGTTgaacaataaaaacctgttgACATTAGCCTTGAACGAAGCCCTTCACTTTAAGAACCATCTTACCAGGCGGTAGGTCTTTGGAAGTTCTTGGTATTAGCATTTGTATTGTGACAATGAATTGGCTATGGGCTATTTGCCACTAAAATCCCACCTGTGTACCTCATACTGACAACAAAGAGTgcaacttcaatgttttttgaGGGGCTTTTTTTGAGTCTGGACTTCATTCAATCCCCTAAAATCTCCTCAGATTTGAACTGAAAAAGTCTACAATGAACAGAATCTTTCACATTCTCTAAAACACCATTGGAGATTCATAAAACCTTTAATATATTAACCTATTCACAAATATCTGGGCAGGAAAATCTAATTGAGCCTACAGAGCAGGTAAATTACATATAGGATCTATTGCTTGGTGGGTAGTTGAACAAACAAGAAGGCATAAACtatggtaaatggcctgtacttgtgTAGCAATTTATCAAGTCAGAGGACTctgcttcacactacattcagtcattcacccattcacacactgatatggtaagctacattgtagccaccTTGTAACTTACCATACAACTGCAGGGCCctttgaccaccaccagcaggcaaagTGGGCGAAC
It encodes:
- the LOC116720463 gene encoding keratin, type I cytoskeletal 18-like yields the protein MQTTRQTAYSMRSSTSSRAPAMSITRTSAPVYKAQSIHGGAGGSRISVSSSYRSSLGTGMGAGMGGGAGAGGFSSSVQVSGNSADIMGNEKFAMQNLNDRLASYLETVRNLEKANHKLEIKIKEALEKSGPDFRDYSKYQPIIDDLRKKIFDATTDNARLVLNIDNARLAADDFRVKYESELAIRQSVEADIVGLRKLIDDTNLSRMNLESEIETLKEELIHLKKNHENEVMELRNQIAQSGVHVDVDAPKGQDLAQIMAEIRAKYEKMAKKNQEDLKVWHESQIVEVQTQVSQNTEALKGAQTEINDLRRQIQTLEIELESQKSLKGSLEGTLRDTELRYNMEIESLNAVLLGLEAELTQLRNQIQLQSQDYEALLNTKMKLEAEIATYRRLLDGGDFKLQDALEEQKTMTKTKVMTVTQTLVDGKVVSSSTETKNL